The following DNA comes from Paenibacillus crassostreae.
GGAAGATTTCATGGCTAAACATGGTAAGAAGTATCAAGAAGCTGCTAAGCTAATTAATAGCGAATCAGTATACGAGCCTTCAGAAGCCGTAGCATTGGTGAAAAAGGCAGCAACTGCTAAATTCGACGAAACTGTTGAAGCAGCTGTTCGTTTGGGCGTAGACCCACGTAAACAAGACCAAGCCGTTCGTGGTGTAGTTGTCTTGCCTCACGGCACAGGTAAAACACAACGTGTATTGGTATTTGCAAAAGGTGATAAGGTGAAGGAAGCGGAAGCGGCTGGTGCTGATTATGTTGGGGATGCTGATATAATCAACAAGATCCAACAAGGCTGGTTCGAATTCGATGTCTGCGTAGCTACACCTGATATGA
Coding sequences within:
- the rplA gene encoding 50S ribosomal protein L1, translated to MAKHGKKYQEAAKLINSESVYEPSEAVALVKKAATAKFDETVEAAVRLGVDPRKQDQAVRGVVVLPHGTGKTQRVLVFAKGDKVKEAEAAGADYVGDADIINKIQQGWFEFDVCVATPDMMSEVGKLGRLLGGKGLMPNPKAGTVTFDVAKAVQEIKAGKIEYRLDKAGQIHAPIGKVSFSEEQLNENLKSLLDALNRAKPASAKGVYLKGIAISSTMGPSAHVNTSAYK